CTGAGAATTTGTCAGGATAAACCCACCATTGTCCAAAGATAAAATGAATTTCCCAAAGCACCTGAGCGAAAACCAACACCTGAATTTAACAATAATCAACTAAAAACCGGCATCAAAAGGAAATTTCTTTTGATACCGGCTTTGTAAAGTCACTATTTTTGTAAAATCACTATAAAATAACAACCGTATGCTTCTTTGGGTCGGGTCCGTTTTCCAAGACCCGGGCAGTGAGTTGCCTGATCACATCGGTGCCATAGCCATTCAGAAACGGAAGAACATTAATTGTCCGTTCCTGAAGTCCGTCCTGCGGGCGCAGAACCGTGTTAACGTAATTAAAATGATTCATTGACGGTGCAAGGGTCCGGTTTACCTGCCTGTCAACCTGGCGTTTATACCGATCCAGGACACCTTTGCCCATCCTTTGAAAACGCTCATGATCCACATCCGTTGAAGCGTGCTCCCGAAGATTGGCTGCCATTTTCTCCATGAGCGACTCAAACTCTTCTTCCGCTTTTTCAAATACCGGGTCATAATCAGCCGGCCTGTTCCGGCCATACCACTCGTCTCTTTTTTCGGAAGCTCCCTGTTCAATCGTTTTCCTGATGGAAAGGTCCCTCTTTCCAGCACGCTTTAATGCCCCTCTGTCAACAAGGGTAAACTGCATTCTTGGAATGAGGGGCGGGATCTTAAAATCAAACTCCCGAAAAACACTGCTCAGCGTCCCCCAGTATTTAATTTCACCTGCTCCTGAAATAAATCCGAGAACCGGAAGAAGCCATTCCTGCATTACAGGCCGGGAGACAACGTTATTACTCAGTTTAGCCGGATCTGTTTCAGCAATATGATGAAGCTCGTCTATCGTCCAGGATCTTGTCTTTTCTTTATTCGTAAATGCTCCTTCCTGGTCATCACTGTATAGAAGCGTTCTCTCATTGTGATCATCGAGAAAAAGGTGGGAGAGGCGCGGATCAATTGAAACAGGCTCACCAAAGCCGGCAGTTTTAAACCGTTTAGCCTGCTCTTCAAAAGCCAGACGTAATTTTCCATTCCGTTCGATCAGTTCATTGAAGAAAGGTCTCTCCAGCTTACGGACCGCTTCATCCTGGGCATCCATCAGAACGATCCCTGTTCCTTTAAAGAGGTGGTGAATCAGCTTCCCGAAAAAATCAACATAAGTTTTGGATTCATCGATCAGCTTTCCCCAGTCGGAAGCGATTATTTTTGTATCCTGGGTTTCCTGCAGGTGACGGATCGTACTCAGAAGAACCTTCTTCGCTTCTTCACGATTGAGGTTCCTGTTCGAGGCAGGAATTTTCAGATCGTTCCTTTCCTTCATAGCAAAGCGTTTCAGGTCCTGTTTATAGTAAACAAAGATATGGTTAATCTCATCAATATCGTGATCTTCTCCGGCAATCCAGAATAATGGAATGACCGGGAGCCCGAGATCCTTTTCTGCTTTATCTGCATGAGCAAGTATCGAGATCACTTTGTGGACCGTATAAAGGGGTCCCGTAAATAAACCGGCCTGCTGTCCTCCGACAATCATCAGGGAACGCTCACTGGTTAATTTCCCGATTTGAGTGAAGGTTTCTTCACCTGCTCCCATCTTTTTATTAAAAGAATAAAGAACGTCCTTTAACGAACCACGGTTAAATGACCGGGCAGCCAGTTCTTTTGCCCGTTTTTTAATACTTTCATCATCATAACCGTAATCGTAAAAGGACATAAGCCGGTCGTCTGCATTTATGTATTCATCTAGGAACGGGTTCAAACCCCGTACATCTTCGTATTGGATATGCATAGGTAACAACCTCTCGCCTTCAACATTTCAGATATAACGACTCTTATTATAGCAAAATTTAAAAAGATCACCAAAGAAACAGTCTCCGGTGGGCTACGCATACATTTTCGCAGTAAAACCTACAAACATAAGCACGAAATGAAGAACGAAGAAGAGAACAAACTGAAAACGCCAGACACCTTTCATTATTCTTATAAACTGAACATCCGTATACATCCGCCAGTGGGCAATGGTAAACCCGATGGCAGTAAGAAAGAGCAGTGCAAGAACGTATCCGATTAAAGAAATACCCCAGATTTCCAAGATAAAGAAGTGCACAGAAAGAACAAAAAAGATCAGGCTGACATCTACAGCAACTTTAAGAGCAAAGACTTTATTACGCGTTACTTTAACACTGATAAGATAGACAAGATAAAGGCCGATCAGCGGCACAGTAATCAATGTAGCTATGAACCCTGCCAATAAATTACCGATCATCGTCATAACTCCTTTCAACCCCTTTTATTGAATGATGAAGAAAAGACACCAAGGGCATTGTGACTTGTCTTTTTTCCGCTAATGACAGGAGGTAACCGGTAATAGCATCAACTTCCGTCTCGCGGCCGAGACGAATATCCTCGTGCATGGATGAATGATTTTTTCTTGTATTTACGATTACCCGCTCCACCGTCTCCCACTTGAATGGGATCACTTTGGTTATTTCTTTAAATACAGCACGGGCATTTTCCTTGAATAATGGATTATCCAGGAGAGCTCCGTTTTTAACCTGATAAAGGGCAGTGAGAGGGTTAATGACTGCATTTACTGCAAGCTTTTCCTCCATTAATTTTTCAATGTTTTCTTCACAGGAGCTAAAAAAACCTGCTTCCTGAAGTTTTTTCATCAAAAATTCTACAGTTTCACTTTCCCCTCTCCAGGAACCTGCCTTCCACGTGCCTTTTCCCGTATGAATGACGCCTTCATAATCAGTCGATCTTTTTGCGCCGTGTGTAAGTACACTTCCATAGAGGGGTGCATCCTTTAAAGAAACCTGTGCTTTTTCCATATGACCCATCCCGTTGAGGGCAAAAATAACCGGTACCTTTATTCTCTTCTTTGAAAGAATACCGAGAACTTCATCCAGGTGCAGCTGTTTAACAGAAACAATCACTGCGTCAAGCCCTTCCGTTGTCCAAGATGATATCGGTTGAGCCGACAGACCTCTTGAGAGTGTTTCAGGGTTGTCCTGATTACTTTGTATAAGAGTCAGCCCGCTATGATTGAGCCGTATGGACTGCTCCTCACGTTTTGTAAAAAGACTGACTTTAATTCCTGCTTTCAGGGCAAAGGCAGACAAGAGCATTCCGACAGCCCCAGCCCCGATAACCGCAACCTTCATACCGCACACCTCCACTGCACCGGAACCTTTTAATTTTCATCCGGGACTTTTACTCCATTGATTTTATCATAAATTCCATCTGTGCACGTTTTTACCTTTTTCTCGCTAAAGATTTCATGAAAGTTATAAAAATATATAGATTATTCAGTCGACATTATAGTAGAATATAAAGTAATCGATATGTTGGAGGGACAGCTATGGTTGATATTCAAGAAGTTAAGCGCTTACGTATAAACTTTAAAACCCTGGAGGAATTCGAGAACTTTCGTGAGTATGGCTTGCAGGAGTTGTCTATGAAAGAGGATCTGCAGGGAAACATCATTGATAACGACAGTGAGTCACCTTTCTATGGTGTCTATTACGGGGATAAGCTCGTAGGAAGAATGAGTCTTTATAAAGTAGATGCAAAATATGACCGGTACTTTGAGCCGCCTCAGGAATACTTCGAGCTGTGGAAGCTGGAAGTTCTGGAGCCGTATAAAGGCCGCGGTTTCGGTAAACAGCTTGTTGACTACGCAAAATCACTCGGCCTTCCTTTAAAAACAAATGCACGCCAGCGTTCCGACACTTTCTGGGAAAGAATGGGCTTTGAGCCTCTCACCTACGATACAGACCGTGACCGGGGCGAGAACCCATACGTTTGGTTTCCGCAAGGGGTAAAAGAACAAAAGCCGGAATAACACGGAAGCTTTCTGAAAACGCTTAAATGAAAATTCATCAAAAAAGAACGGTAAGGTGCGAAATACCTGACCGTTCTTTTTTAGTGGACTTAAGACGGAGACGAAGCGGTCGTTTTGTTTCGCTTCGCTGCACGCTCCACTACGTTAATCATCAGCTGATAATCATTTTTAATGAGTTCATAATCGTCTTTCATTTTTGCGAGCTCCTGACTGAGCACTGCATTTTCCTGCTTTAACGCTTCAATGGCTTCCATAAATTCCTCTGGTTCAGAAACCCCGCCATTCGTTTCAATGCATTTTTTCTGTTCGTGCAAAAACGTGATCACTTCATCAAAAGCTTCTACAACACTTTTCGAAGCCCCGTTGTCCGCTTCAGTCCGGTTTTCCGTCGCCTCTGCGAACCGCACTCCAGGTTCACTGTTTTTCACTTTCATCGTTTTTCTTTGTTTCTTAGCAAGCTGGATTGCTGTATCGTATTTTTTCCTGATCGCTGAATTCCACCGGAAACCGCACGCAGCCGGGGTTCTCGAAAGCTTATGACCAACTTCCTCAAAAGCCGCGAGCTGGGTGCTGCCTTCCCTTATGTGACGCAAAACCACCTCTGCCAATGTTAAGTCTTCATCGCTGTTCCAAGCATCCTGGCGTACCAATCGTCCGACCCCTCCTTTACTCTTCTCAATCGTTCATCCTAACTATATGCAGATGATAGAAGAGATAGACTCTTTTCTCTTATTTTCAGTATTCACCGATTATCGGTGAGTATACAAAAAGGCCGGCTGCGGGGAGGAAGTACATAACATAATAGGTGAACTTTGATAATAATTCTTGAGGGCTTCATCAATTTATGCTTCGTTGAAGGGAAGATACTCGGACTCGTCCCGAGCCATTCCATCAAACCTTCTTCTACATGAAGTAAAGCTCGTCACTGCAGGGTGTCGTCTGTCTTACACTTTTGCAGGAGTCTCGCACCTGGATTGTTGCTAATTTCCCTTTCTATAGATTACAGGAAATAAAGGCAGTATCGGTGTGCCGGCAAGCCTCCTCAAGCTAGAGCGAGGACACTGAAAATGTCCATTTTTTTAAAATAGGCTCTGTTAAAGGCAGATGTTGATTTTCGCTCCTTTGGCTACCTTTCCGCGGAGGCGCCGGTGAGCCTCCAGGAGGTTTATTCCTGCTTCTTCCTCTACCAGTAACGCTTAAGTTCGGTTTTAAACTTTTTCCAGTGCCTTCTAAGCAATGAGCGTAGCGGTTGCATGTTTAAAAAGCCTGTTATGTGTGGGCTTCTCGTAACAGGCGCGCAAACGAACGGAGCCATTGCAACTCAAATAAAAGCCACTGAAAAAGTTGTTTTGTATTTTTTCAGTGGCCTCTTCCCTTACCGGTCTGTTTTCGATAGAAAGGCGTTAACAGCATCGTGGTGTTCGTCTTTTGCCCACAGTTTTGCACAAGCCTTTACTTCTTTATCGATATCGTTAAATAATGTATCTCTTTCTTTTTCTGTTCTCACAGCATCTTTATATGATCCGAGAACACTTCCAGAAACCCCATTCCACTTGCTGAGCCATTCCATAAGTTCACTCTCACTATTCAAAACCGCCTGAATCCAGCCCATATTCAGTCCCTCTTCTGCTGTAAAAAGGCGGGCTGTCGTAAGCAGCGTCAAAGCCTGCAGATAAGGAACCTTTTCTTTAAGAAGACTCGCTCCTCCCCAGCCGGTTGTAATCTGGAGTCTTCCTTGTATAAAGCCTGTTTTTGCTCCAGGATCCGCCACTCTGAAGTCACACGCTGCAGCAAGTTCGCACCCGCCGCCGACAGCATGACCGTTTATGTAAGCAACAGTGAGATACGGCAGTGCAGCAATTCTTTTTAGAAGACGGCTCATAGGTACAAGCATTCCGAGAGCTTCATCCTCCGTTTTCAGGGAATGAAATTTACCGAGGTCCCCTCCGGAACAGAAAGCACTCCCTTTTCCTGTGAAAACGAGAATTCTCGTGCCCTTATCCTCTTCCAGCTTATCAAAAATCGCATTAAGTTCGTTCATGACGTCAAAATCGACCGCATTTTTGACTTCAGGTCTGTTTAGGGTAATCTTTGAAATACCATTCTTCTCATAAGACAAAATCACCTTTTTCAAAATACCGCCCCCCTGCATTGATTATGCTCATCCCTGATCAGAGGGTCTGACCCTCTGATCAGGGATGAGCATAATTTTAACTTTGGGAGTGAAGTCTGTAATCCTTCACTTTCATCAACATTTGGATTAGAAATCACTACTCCATACGTCCCGTGATAAAAAAAGGCAGGGAGGAAATGGCATCCTCCCTGCGTCAATTACGACCATTATTTGTTTACAACGTCTTTTCCTTTGTAGGATCCGCAAGCTTTACATACACGATGGGAAAGCTTAGCTTCACCGCACTCCGGACAATTTACCATGCCAGGTACGCTCAATTTGATGTGCGTACGACGCTTGTTTTTACGGGTTTTACTCGTTCTGCGAAAAGGTACTGCCATGACTGACACCTCCTTGAATATTCGTTCAATAGATAAAGCACAAACTTGGTTACTTGTCGAAAAACTTCTCCAGGTCTTTCAGCCTTGGATCGACCTTTTTTGCCTGTTCCTCGGAAGAGACCATTTCCCAGTCTTTCCCTTCGGCAGGTGCCGGGCCTTCCTTAGCTTCACTGAAAACCTGCATCGGCTTTTCAAGCAAAATACGTTCTTTTACGTAAGGCAATAAATCTACCGTGTTATCTTCCAACTCATGAACGTCATCTTCCTCTTCGAAGGTGGCCCATTCTTCCAACTTGAAAATCTCGTTGGCTTCGATTGAGAAAGGATACTCAACATCATTCAAAGTCCTTGCACACGGAAGTGTCATTGACCCGTCAATCTGCAGACGAAACGTCACAGAATCCCGGGCAAAGACGGCTTCGCCTTTCACGTGAACCGGGGTGATTTCCCGGATTTCACGATCTGTCGTTTTTACATCCGAAACATCAACCGATTCGTCGATGTGTAATCCTTTTTCCTTATAGGATAACAACTGTTGAACCGACCATTTCATTCTTTTTCACCTCAAGACAACAAATGTTATTATATCCTTGCAAAAATCGTTTGTCAAGGTAACTTCTTTACATCGTACTGATTTTTTATCATTTACGAAATCCCATCATAGCAAATATTTAATCAAAATAAAACGATTGACCACAGTATTTCACCTTCCCCGTAAAAAAACGGTTTAAACCAGCCTGTTTTTTGCTTATCCTTATAAATAGACAAGTTTTAACATGAAACGCCGTTCTGTTTCGGTTATCCTTACACTTATCCCAACATTCAGGAGGTACTTCCTTTGAAAACAGTCGGACTTGTTGTTGAATATAACCCTTTTCATAATGGACACTTGTATCACCTTACTGAATCCAAAAGAGTAACAAACGCGGACGCGGTCATCGCGGTGATGAGCGGATCGTTTCTTCAGCGTGGTGAACCGGCCCTTGTCGATAAATGGGCACGGACGAAGATGGCTCTTTTCGGAGGCTGTGATATTGTTATTGAGCTTCCTTACCTTTATGCGGTCCAGCATGCAAGCCTCTTTGCCAGAGGTGCAGTGGCGGCTCTCGATCAGCTCAAAGTTGATACCGTTGCCTTTGGCAGTGAAGACGGCAGCATTGACCGGTTTCAGGAAACAATCAGGTTTATGGAGCAGAATAAGGCGTCCTATGAAAAATATCTTCACCTCTATTTACAAAAGGGCTTTAGCTACCCGAGAGCGTCGAGTGCAGCCTACAGTGAAATCAAGCCCCCTGCCTTTAACGGGGTCGATTTGAGCGCACCCAACAATATTCTCGGAATCCAGTACTGCGAGGCGGTTAAAGATCTGGAGAGCTCTATCACGCCTTATACCATCACGCGTGAAAAAGCCGGCTATCACGACCCGGAACCGGGGGACAGTGCTATTGCCAGTGCCACTTCCATTAGAAACAGGCTCCTTTCGGAGGAGTATTCCCTTGATGATGTCCGTCCATTCGTACCGGAAACAACATTTGACGTCCTTAAGGAATTTTACAAAACTCACGGCCAGTGGCATCAGTGGAACGATTATTTCCCTTACATCCAGCATCAGCTCATTACTAAGTCACCAAAAGAGCTCGGATTGATTTATGAAATGGAGGAAGGGCTTGAATACCGGTTTAAAAAAGCCGTTACGAAAGCCGGTGACTTTGAATCGTTTATGGATTATGTAAAAACGAAACGCTACACACGAACGAGGCTGCAACGCTCTTTGGTTCATCTTCTTCTCGGAACCACAAAAAAGCAGGCCGGAGAGCTTGTTCATCCTCTCAGACCTGACTACATCCGGGTTCTCGGGATGAGTGAGAACGGCAGGAATTATCTGAATGGGATAAAAAAGGATATTGACGTTCCCCTTATTTCCAATGCCAGTAAAGGTGACAGCATCCCTGCCCTGGAAAAAGATATTCAGGCTGCGACTGTCCACTATCTCCCCCTTGTTCTCAGGGGCACCGGTTCACCTGTAAGGGAATATACAGCTCATCCAATTCGGGTAAATAAAAACGAAGAAGCCTCCATTTAAGGAAAGGCTCCTTCGTTTTTTTATCCAAGTTCCTGCTCCAGGTATTCCAGGGCTTCTTCAAACGAATCAACTCCAATTACCTCCATGTCGGTACCGATCGATTCTGCTGTTTCCAGTGCAATATCGTAATTTGACCCTTCCAGTCCGTTTTCATTGGGAGCAAAAAACACTTTCGCACCTGCACGGTCTGCTGCAATCACTTTTTGCTTGACACCGCCAATACGTCCCACTTCTCCTTCTTCACTGAGGGATCCTGTGCCGGCAATCTGGTTTCCTTTTGTAATGTCCTCTTCCACCAGCTGATTATATATCTCAAGAGCAAACATCAGACCTGCAGACGGCCCCCCGATCTGTGCAGTATCGATTGACACATCCGGATTTCTCACCAGTTCACGGTCCGTTACGGGATGTGCAATTCCGATCCCTCCCCGCTCCCCTGTCGGATCAAGCTCTTCCGGGAACTTTTCTACGGTTAAGGTTACGTCCTGTCTTTCTTCTTCCCGTTCGATCACAAGATCAACTTCGTCTCCGATATCAACTGACCCCAGTTCTTCCAGAAGATCTTCTGCCTTCAATGTTTCTGTTCCGTTCACTTCGACGATCCGGTCACCAACTTCCAGTTTTCTCTCGGCATCCATTCCTTCTACGAAGCTTGTAATAAGAACACCGTAGTTTTCAAAGTAGGCTTCTTTTCCAGCCTCATTGTAGGCAATTAAAACAGCCACATCCTGAGAACTTGTCATCATCACAAGCTGACGTTGATGATACTCTTCATCTGACTCACCTTCAGGGCGGATCAGGTTCTCTGCGATCAGATCACGATCATCAGATAACAGGGACCATACATAATTTATCGTATTCGCCCTTCCCATCCTCACAGTGGTAAGGCTCAGTGTTCCTTCATAATCATACCCTTCCTCTACTTCAATCACTTCACTGAGAACTTTTGCATCTCCCGGAATGCTGAAGTAATAGGGAAGCTGATAAAAATTCACGAACAAAAGCACCAGTATAAAGATCGTCCACCGGAAAACCGACCCTTTAATCGTTTTCCCTCTCGTCTCTCTCATGATGTTTCTCCTTCCATGCGGCTATTCTCTCTTTAAAAACATCGAGGTTTTTTTCCATCTCTTTTTCACCCTGCAGGATAATTTCTTCCACATCTGTAAACTGTGTTGCTTTAATGTGTCTGAAGATGGGCCTGATCATCAGATCCGACTCTATTTCCCGATATCTTACCATTTCTTTTTCCATGATGTCCATACTCTGGATAATCACATCGTAAATGGAAGTGATCTCGGGTTCCGTATTAAAATACGACACATCCACGGCAATGACCATGTCAGCTCCCATGCTCTTCACAACACTGACAGGGACCCTGTCAATCACACCCCCGTCAACAAACAGCCGACCGCCGATCCGTTCAGGTACGAGGATGCCGGGTATAGCAATACTTGCACGGACAGCCTGGGTGACATCCCCGTCCTTAAAAACAACTTTTTCCCCTTTTTTGAGATCCGTTGCTACAATCGCCATTTCAGGGGAGAGCTCTTCTATCTTTTTCTGCTTAACGAGCATTTTGATGATGCTTTTTGCTTTTTCCCCTTTAATAAAGCCCATTTTCGGCACAGTAAAATCAAGGAAATACTTCCGTCTGAACTGCATTGCCATTTTTTCCATCGTCTCAGGTGTATGGCCTGCTCCGAACAGGGCACCGACGAGGGCTCCCATACTGCTGCCGGCGATGTAGTCAACCTGGATGCCTTCCCGCATAAGTACCTTTAATACACCAATATGGGCAAACCCCCTCGACCCGCCTGAGCCAAGAGCCAAACCAATCTTCGGGTTCATGTCTTTCCCCCTGTTCCGTCCCGGTCGTATGTGACGTTTAAGGTCTAAACGCACTCAGTAAACGTATATTTAACCGAGGACAAGTTTATGATGATTCTGCCTGAGAGGAGGCCTGATCTTTTGACAGCCTCATCGTTTAAAACAATGGTTCTTGGAGGTACGGCCACGTTTCTGGCTGTCTCTTTTATATTGTTTCCAAAAGATGCCTATGAAGCCTCCATACGCGGCTTGAACATGTGGTGGGAGGTGGTCTTTCCTTCCCTGCTTCCTTTTTTTATTATGAGTGAATTTCTTATCAGCTTTGGTGTCGTTACCTTTGTCGGTGCTTTGTTTGAGCCTGTGATGCGGCCGTTATTCAGAGTTCCCGGTGTGGGCGGTTTTGTGTGGAGCATGGGGATGGCTTCGGGTTTTCCCGCCGGGGCAAAGCTTACGGCACGTCTTCGCAAAGATAAAAAAATCACCAGAATCCAGGCTGAACGACTCGTTTCATTTTCCAATGCTTCCAACCCCATCTTTATTTTCGGAGCCATCGCCGTAGGTTTTTTCCATAACCCTGCACTTGGTTTCCTCCTCGCCGTCTGTCACTACGGAGGCAACCTTTTCGTAGGACTTGCTATGCGATTTTACGGTACGGATGAGGAGAAAGAATCCAAACAGACCACACCCCGCTTCTCACTCCGGCACGCCTTCAGGCTGATGCACCAAGAGAGAAGGAAAGATACGCGGCCTCTTGGAAAGATGATGGGTGATGCCGTTTCATCTGCGGTCACAACATTGTTAATGATTGGCGGGTTTATCATTTTATTCTCAGTATTGAATCGTCTGCTTACGGTTATGCACGTTTCTGAAATGTTAGCGATATTGATTACTATTATACTTACTATCCTTCATATTCCCAACGAATTAAGTCCTGCTCTGATCTCCGGGCTGTTTGAAATTACGCTTGGCAGCCAGATGGCCAGTGTCGCTGCCGGCACCTCTTTGTATCACCAGGTGCTCATCACAAGCTTTATTCTTGGCTTTAACGGTTTCAGTGTTCAAGCTCAGGTTGCAAGTATCCTTGCTGAAACAGACATCCGGTTTAAACCGTTCTTTTTTGCTCGTGTCCTTCACGGGTTTCTGGCTATGGTTCTGGCAGCCTTTTTATTCGAACCTTTATATCCAAACGGCACAGGCCGCACAGCAACAGAGGTATTTGCTCCCGTAAATACTGAGCACGTGAACACATTTTTCATTTCTGTATATGAATGGCTCACTCATTTCGGCGGTCTGGTTACGCTGGGTGGTCTCCTCCTGTTTGTACTTCTTAAAGCAGGGCGGGCCCTAAAGGAAACGAAGAGTATTATGTAACTTCCATAGCTCTCACAGCTTAACAATGAAAAAGAGAGAGTGATTCAAGGTGGCCTTATACCTTACGAGTCACTCTCTCTTTTTTCAGCTGTTCAGTTTTTCACGCAGGGCAGTCTGCACCTGTTCAGGAACAAGATCGCTCACATCTGCATCATACTTAGCCAGTTCTTTTACAATACTTGAACTGAGATAGGAATAATGATGATTGGTCATCATAAAAAACGTTTCGATCTCTTCATCAAGCTTGCGATTGATTGAAGCCATCTGAAGCTCATACTCAAAATCAGAAACAGCACGAAGTCCTTTAATAATCGCACTCGCTTTTTTTTGCCTCGCATATTCGATAAGAAGACCATCAAAACTGTCCACTTCTACATTTTCAAGGTGAGAAGTTGTTTCCTTGATCAGCTTTACCCGCTCCTCCACAGAGAACAGGGGCTTTTTACTG
This DNA window, taken from Alteribacter keqinensis, encodes the following:
- a CDS encoding DUF3397 domain-containing protein, whose product is MIGNLLAGFIATLITVPLIGLYLVYLISVKVTRNKVFALKVAVDVSLIFFVLSVHFFILEIWGISLIGYVLALLFLTAIGFTIAHWRMYTDVQFIRIMKGVWRFQFVLFFVLHFVLMFVGFTAKMYA
- a CDS encoding 2-dehydropantoate 2-reductase, with the protein product MKVAVIGAGAVGMLLSAFALKAGIKVSLFTKREEQSIRLNHSGLTLIQSNQDNPETLSRGLSAQPISSWTTEGLDAVIVSVKQLHLDEVLGILSKKRIKVPVIFALNGMGHMEKAQVSLKDAPLYGSVLTHGAKRSTDYEGVIHTGKGTWKAGSWRGESETVEFLMKKLQEAGFFSSCEENIEKLMEEKLAVNAVINPLTALYQVKNGALLDNPLFKENARAVFKEITKVIPFKWETVERVIVNTRKNHSSMHEDIRLGRETEVDAITGYLLSLAEKRQVTMPLVSFLHHSIKGVERSYDDDR
- a CDS encoding nucleotidyltransferase codes for the protein MKTVGLVVEYNPFHNGHLYHLTESKRVTNADAVIAVMSGSFLQRGEPALVDKWARTKMALFGGCDIVIELPYLYAVQHASLFARGAVAALDQLKVDTVAFGSEDGSIDRFQETIRFMEQNKASYEKYLHLYLQKGFSYPRASSAAYSEIKPPAFNGVDLSAPNNILGIQYCEAVKDLESSITPYTITREKAGYHDPEPGDSAIASATSIRNRLLSEEYSLDDVRPFVPETTFDVLKEFYKTHGQWHQWNDYFPYIQHQLITKSPKELGLIYEMEEGLEYRFKKAVTKAGDFESFMDYVKTKRYTRTRLQRSLVHLLLGTTKKQAGELVHPLRPDYIRVLGMSENGRNYLNGIKKDIDVPLISNASKGDSIPALEKDIQAATVHYLPLVLRGTGSPVREYTAHPIRVNKNEEASI
- a CDS encoding YceD family protein, with product MKWSVQQLLSYKEKGLHIDESVDVSDVKTTDREIREITPVHVKGEAVFARDSVTFRLQIDGSMTLPCARTLNDVEYPFSIEANEIFKLEEWATFEEEDDVHELEDNTVDLLPYVKERILLEKPMQVFSEAKEGPAPAEGKDWEMVSSEEQAKKVDPRLKDLEKFFDK
- the rpmF gene encoding 50S ribosomal protein L32, translated to MAVPFRRTSKTRKNKRRTHIKLSVPGMVNCPECGEAKLSHRVCKACGSYKGKDVVNK
- a CDS encoding N-acetyltransferase; this encodes MVDIQEVKRLRINFKTLEEFENFREYGLQELSMKEDLQGNIIDNDSESPFYGVYYGDKLVGRMSLYKVDAKYDRYFEPPQEYFELWKLEVLEPYKGRGFGKQLVDYAKSLGLPLKTNARQRSDTFWERMGFEPLTYDTDRDRGENPYVWFPQGVKEQKPE
- a CDS encoding enoyl-CoA hydratase/isomerase family protein — translated: MILSYEKNGISKITLNRPEVKNAVDFDVMNELNAIFDKLEEDKGTRILVFTGKGSAFCSGGDLGKFHSLKTEDEALGMLVPMSRLLKRIAALPYLTVAYINGHAVGGGCELAAACDFRVADPGAKTGFIQGRLQITTGWGGASLLKEKVPYLQALTLLTTARLFTAEEGLNMGWIQAVLNSESELMEWLSKWNGVSGSVLGSYKDAVRTEKERDTLFNDIDKEVKACAKLWAKDEHHDAVNAFLSKTDR
- a CDS encoding SepM family pheromone-processing serine protease → MRETRGKTIKGSVFRWTIFILVLLFVNFYQLPYYFSIPGDAKVLSEVIEVEEGYDYEGTLSLTTVRMGRANTINYVWSLLSDDRDLIAENLIRPEGESDEEYHQRQLVMMTSSQDVAVLIAYNEAGKEAYFENYGVLITSFVEGMDAERKLEVGDRIVEVNGTETLKAEDLLEELGSVDIGDEVDLVIEREEERQDVTLTVEKFPEELDPTGERGGIGIAHPVTDRELVRNPDVSIDTAQIGGPSAGLMFALEIYNQLVEEDITKGNQIAGTGSLSEEGEVGRIGGVKQKVIAADRAGAKVFFAPNENGLEGSNYDIALETAESIGTDMEVIGVDSFEEALEYLEQELG
- the bshC gene encoding bacillithiol biosynthesis cysteine-adding enzyme BshC, whose product is MHIQYEDVRGLNPFLDEYINADDRLMSFYDYGYDDESIKKRAKELAARSFNRGSLKDVLYSFNKKMGAGEETFTQIGKLTSERSLMIVGGQQAGLFTGPLYTVHKVISILAHADKAEKDLGLPVIPLFWIAGEDHDIDEINHIFVYYKQDLKRFAMKERNDLKIPASNRNLNREEAKKVLLSTIRHLQETQDTKIIASDWGKLIDESKTYVDFFGKLIHHLFKGTGIVLMDAQDEAVRKLERPFFNELIERNGKLRLAFEEQAKRFKTAGFGEPVSIDPRLSHLFLDDHNERTLLYSDDQEGAFTNKEKTRSWTIDELHHIAETDPAKLSNNVVSRPVMQEWLLPVLGFISGAGEIKYWGTLSSVFREFDFKIPPLIPRMQFTLVDRGALKRAGKRDLSIRKTIEQGASEKRDEWYGRNRPADYDPVFEKAEEEFESLMEKMAANLREHASTDVDHERFQRMGKGVLDRYKRQVDRQVNRTLAPSMNHFNYVNTVLRPQDGLQERTINVLPFLNGYGTDVIRQLTARVLENGPDPKKHTVVIL
- a CDS encoding RsfA family transcriptional regulator; amino-acid sequence: MVRQDAWNSDEDLTLAEVVLRHIREGSTQLAAFEEVGHKLSRTPAACGFRWNSAIRKKYDTAIQLAKKQRKTMKVKNSEPGVRFAEATENRTEADNGASKSVVEAFDEVITFLHEQKKCIETNGGVSEPEEFMEAIEALKQENAVLSQELAKMKDDYELIKNDYQLMINVVERAAKRNKTTASSPS
- a CDS encoding patatin-like phospholipase family protein, whose translation is MNPKIGLALGSGGSRGFAHIGVLKVLMREGIQVDYIAGSSMGALVGALFGAGHTPETMEKMAMQFRRKYFLDFTVPKMGFIKGEKAKSIIKMLVKQKKIEELSPEMAIVATDLKKGEKVVFKDGDVTQAVRASIAIPGILVPERIGGRLFVDGGVIDRVPVSVVKSMGADMVIAVDVSYFNTEPEITSIYDVIIQSMDIMEKEMVRYREIESDLMIRPIFRHIKATQFTDVEEIILQGEKEMEKNLDVFKERIAAWKEKHHERDEREND